The Aquipuribacter sp. SD81 genome contains the following window.
GGGCCGTCGCGCCCGAGCGCCGGGCCGCGATGGCCTCGGCGCGGCCGGCGCGCTGCGCCGCGGCCCGGGCGGCGGGCGGGGCGGGTGCGGGCACGGGCTCCACGGAGTCCCGGTCCGCGGCGGGCACCCGCCCCTGGAGGACGAACGCCGCCGCGACCGGATGGTGCTCCAGCGGCGCCGTCGGCCGACCTGCGACCGGGCAGCAGCCGGTGTCGTCGCACAGCAGCGAGCGGAAGCGCGTCGGGCCGACGACGACGACGTCGAGGACGTCCGCCCCGTCGTCAGCCAGCGGGGCCGCGACGCCCGCGTCGGCGCCCGCTCGTCCGCTGCCGGCCGGCGGGCCCTCAGCCAGGACGGTGGCGAGCAACGACCCGGCGTAGCCGCCGGGCAGCGCGTCCGGTTCGTGCTCGCCGTAGACCGCGACGAGGGTGAGGGAGCAGCCGTTGCGGTGCAGGACCTCGCGCAGGTGCCGCCACGTCGCGCGGGTCCGCTCGACGGGCTCACCGGGGCGGTGGTCCACGCGGGCGGCGAAGCGGACGGCGCCGCCGGTCAGCCCGACGACGACGAGGGAGCGGGCCGGTCGGTGCCCGACGAGGTAGGGCACGGCGGCCACGAGACCGCCCGGGTCGCGCACCGACACGCGAAGGCCGTCGAGGGACGTGGTGGGGGCGGGATCGTCCATGCCCCGACCCTGCGCCCTGCGGCCACGCGGTGGGAGGTGCGCCGAGGGCTGTGGACGGTCACCGCGGGCTGTGGAGGACGGGACCCGACGGCGGCCCGTCGCATCGGTCGGTCAGCGGTGGACGTACCCGGGGACGACCCGGTCGCGCGCCTTCTCCCAGTCGATGAAGCGGTCGAGCTCACCGATGACGGCGCCCGCGACCCACGCGGCCACGAACGCGTCGTCGGCGAGCCCGAGGACGCCGAGCAGCGCCTCGGGCAGCAGGTCCACCGGCGAGACCACGTACACCAGCCCGAGGACCACCCCGAGCAGCCGGCGGCCGTCGGCGTCCGCGTAGCGGCCGCGGAGCAGCCCGGCGACGAGGCGCGGCAACGCCTTGAGCCGCTCGCCGAGCCCGTAGCGGCCCTCGCCGCGGAACGCCCGCCACAGCACCGCCAGCGCGGCTGCTCGTCCTGCTCGCACCTCGGCCTCCCGTGGGACCGCACGCGCGTCGGGCCCGGGGCACCACGGTACGCCTGTCGCGCCCGGGCTGCCGGGCCGCTGCCGCCGGGCCGCCGTGCCGACGGGCCGACGGGGCTCAGCCGAGCGCGGCGAGCTCCCGCTCGAGGTCGTCGAGGCCGAGCGGACCGAGGTCGAGCGCGGCCATGTGCCAGGTCCGCAGGTCCAGCTCCCGGCCGTCGGCCCGGGCCCGCTCCCGCGCCGCGGCGCGCCCGGCCAGCCACGCCCGCTCACCGAGCTTGTAGCTGATCGCCTGCCCCGGCATGCCGAGGTAGCGCACGATCTCCGAGCGCCGGAACTCCTCCGGCAGCCGCGTGCGCTCGGCGAGCAGCGTCGCGGCGACCTGCGGGGTGAGGACCTCGCCCGCCGCGACGACGGGGAGCC
Protein-coding sequences here:
- a CDS encoding DUF4192 family protein, which encodes MDDPAPTTSLDGLRVSVRDPGGLVAAVPYLVGHRPARSLVVVGLTGGAVRFAARVDHRPGEPVERTRATWRHLREVLHRNGCSLTLVAVYGEHEPDALPGGYAGSLLATVLAEGPPAGSGRAGADAGVAAPLADDGADVLDVVVVGPTRFRSLLCDDTGCCPVAGRPTAPLEHHPVAAAFVLQGRVPAADRDSVEPVPAPAPPAARAAAQRAGRAEAIAARRSGATA
- a CDS encoding YkvA family protein, with product MRAGRAAALAVLWRAFRGEGRYGLGERLKALPRLVAGLLRGRYADADGRRLLGVVLGLVYVVSPVDLLPEALLGVLGLADDAFVAAWVAGAVIGELDRFIDWEKARDRVVPGYVHR